In Erigeron canadensis isolate Cc75 chromosome 1, C_canadensis_v1, whole genome shotgun sequence, a single window of DNA contains:
- the LOC122583809 gene encoding probable E3 ubiquitin-protein ligase RHG1A, which translates to MGHRHLFNPHYMFETENDQSWTLPEIPYMQTVSSGAGESSSLIYPTDNMSIDGAQYGHCNQPPMNSGYPSLPHNMQIPNYQQHVAGPSDLSMHTYMAPEDYRNQASSSNFNGNPFNDEDLFDLWLGNRRVQSKRKSPGIPDGAGSSSDVTMLTQPWQETPTTNFLHPPWDYRAANSNGLSIGGESSLRNVRSRSAFDLETGTSRTNLGIGLPHEYYTTSHPMDVSPSINLLGQSSNSLNPTRMSSVGNDFESNPFLERSSNPSFSVAIGQQNYNTTTSSSHTSAQPVRSVRSNYAQRPGSTLRLSSSNLRLGDAPMTNEGLQMATSSHSSRHQRTSSTRARMSSERYISFPSRNFQGRAPTEGHMIRDQSAFYRPRNPFDQHHDMRLDIDGMSYEELLALGNHIGIVSTGIPEHLISKCLQESIYCSSDQIQEEGSCAICLEEYAHMDDIGMLRVCRHDFHVGCIRKWLSMKNLCPICKAEPMKQK; encoded by the exons ATGGGTCATCGGCATTTATTCAATCCACACTACATGTTCGAGACTGAGAATGATCAGAGCTGGACCTTACCAGAGATTCCCTACATGCAAACTG TAAGCAGTGGAGCTGGCGAAAGCAGTTCTCTTATATATCCAACAGATAATATGTCAATTGATGGAGCACAATATGGTCACTGTAATCAACCTCCAATGAATAGCGGATACCCTTCATTGCCTCACAATATGCAGATCCCAAATTATCAACAACATGTTGCTGGACCGTCGGATCTTTCTATGCATACATATATGGCTCCTGAAGATTATAGGAATCAGGCATCTTCATCTAATTTTAATGGAAATCCtttcaatgatgaagatttatTTGATCTATGGCTCGGTAATAGAAGAGTTCAATCTAAACGTAAAAGCCCGGGTATTCCTGATGGTGCTGGATCTTCTAGTGATGTTACTATGCTCACTCAACCGTGGCAAGAAACTCCAACCACAAATTTTCTCCACCCGCCTTGGGATTACCGTGCAGCAAACTCTAATGGCCTCTCGATTGGAGGGGAGAGCTCTCTTAGGAATGTTAGAAGCAGGTCTGCATTTGATTTGGAAACTGGCACTTCAAGGACTAATTTGGGAATCGGTTTGCCACATGAGTATTACACAACTAGCCATCCGATGGATGTTTCACCGTCAATAAATCTTCTGGGCCAGAGCTCAAACAGTTTGAATCCAACTCGTATGTCTTCTGTTGGAAATG ATTTTGAATCAAACCCGTTTCTCGAAAGAAGCAGTAATCCTAGTTTTTCAGTAGCAATCGGGCAACAGAATTACAATACGACAACAAGCAGCAGCCATACCTCAGCGCAACCTGTTAGAAGCGTTCGAAGTAACTATGCTCAAAGGCCTGGGTCAACTTTAAGGTTGTCTTCAAGCAACTTACGGTTGGGGGATGCTCCAATGACAAATGAAGGGTTGCAAATGGCCACCAGCAGTCATTCTTCTCGACATCAAAGAACTTCATCTACACGGGCAAGAATGTCAAGTGAAAGATACATATCCTTTCCTAGCAGAAATTTCCAAGGCCGGGCACCAACTGAG GGTCATATGATTAGGGATCAATCCGCTTTTTATAGACCAAGAAATCCATTTGATCAGCACCATGACATGAGACTTGACATAGATGGCATGAGCTATGAG GAGCTCCTTGCACTTGGGAACCACATTGGAATTGTCAGCACTGGCATTCCTGAGCATCTTATCTCAAAGTGCTTGCAAGAATCAATTTACTGTTCTTCAGATCAAATACAAGAGGAAGGAAGCTGCGCCATCTGCCTG GAAGAGTACGCACATATGGATGATATTGGAATGTTGAGAGTTTGTAGGCATGATTTCCATGTTGGCTGCATCAGAAAATGGTTGTCAATGAAGAACCTGTGTCCTATCTGCAAAGCAGAACCCATGAAACAGAAATAA
- the LOC122583826 gene encoding peroxidase 21-like: MASHKLFCNLSFIILLFFHFYSGKSEIRLNYYSESCPNAEEIVKQQVISLYHKHGNTAVSWIRTLFHDCMVQSCDASILLESRNGIQSEKTSKRNTGMRNFKYINTIKDALETACPMTVSCADLIALSARDGVVMLGGPHMEMKTGRKDSKESHLAEIDELLPNHNDSMMYVLSRFQSIGIDVEGTVALLGAHSVGRVHCVNIVDRLYPTVDPTLDPDYAEYLKGRCPHPVPDPNAVEYARTDLKTPMTLDNMYYKNLIENRGLLLVDQQLLSNPITSPYVKKMAADNDYFTDQFSKALIILSENNPITDEVGEVRKDCRFVNSN, translated from the exons ATGGCATCCCACAAGCTATTTTGCAATTTAAGCTTCATCATTCTCTTATTCTTCCATTTTTATTCtg GTAAGAGTGAGATTCGATTGAATTACTACTCGGAGAGCTGTCCAAATGCGGAAGAAATTGTGAAACAACAAGTTATAAGTTTGTATCACAAGCATGGAAACACGGCGGTTTCTTGGATCAGAACTTTGTTCCATGATTGTATGGTTCAG tcaTGTGATGCATCAATATTATTGGAGAGCAGAAATGGGATACAATCGGAAAAGACATCAAAAAGGAATACGGGAATGAGAAATTTCAAGTATATCAACACCATCAAAGATGCTCTCGAGACTGCTTGCCCCATGACCGTCTCTTGTGCCGATCTTATTGCTCTTTCTGCTCGAGATGGTGTTGTTATG CTAGGAGGGCCTCATATGGAGATGAAAACCGGACGAAAAGATAGCAAGGAAAGCCACCTTGCAGAAATAGACGAATTGCTTCCAAACCATAACGATTCGATGATGTATGTCCTTTCCCGTTTTCAGTCCATTGGAATTGATGTTGAAGGAACAGTCGCTCTCTTAG GTGCTCACTCAGTAGGCAGGGTCCATTGTGTGAACATTGTAGACAGACTCTACCCGACAGTCGACCCAACCTTGGACCCAGATTACGCCGAGTATCTCAAGGGCCGTTGTCCCCATCCAGTACCGGACCCGAACGCAGTGGAATACGCAAGGACCGACCTGAAAACACCAATGACCTTAGATAACATGTACTACAAGAACCTCATTGAAAACAGGGGACTCCTCTTAGTTGATCAACAACTCCTATCCAATCCAATCACATCTCCATATGTCAAAAAAATGGCAGCCGATAACGATTACTTTACCGATCAGTTTTCCAAAGCTCTTATCATTTTATCAGAGAACAACCCGATAACCGATGAGGTTGGCGAGGTTCGTAAAGATTGTCGTTTTGTAAACAGTAACTAA